A genomic window from Artemia franciscana chromosome 14, ASM3288406v1, whole genome shotgun sequence includes:
- the LOC136035722 gene encoding uncharacterized protein LOC136035722, with amino-acid sequence MEMPMKLFCVSSIIAFALSAPQGTRDESRSSTTQVPILNQINQVNDDGSYTFGYEAGDGTFKVETRDPRGNITGRYGYVDPEGYLKVVDYAAGTNTGFNAKANHIPVSPFPLPVPFGDSTGADLSFTSFVEVPQAKETIEIFNDQEDFGNDPDEDRILGTLENNISDLKRAPVPALSAPFAVPASVQTDVPLPQQQQTEPLFSAVQQESATNIQSEPNAFTQKTPPGFDLSFDAPVQNAKLEQLNQARPLLQKIPQLVIDQFQSHSFQPQSFHFNPQFIFFN; translated from the exons ATGGAAATGCCTATGAAGCTG ttttgcGTCTCAAGTATCATTGCCTTTGCTCTGAGTGCTCCGCAGGGCACACGTGACGAATCACGCTCATCAACAACCCAAGTTCCAATTTTGAATCAGATTAACCAGGTCAATGACGATGGCTCGTATACTTTTGGCTATGAAGCTGGAGATGGTACTTTcaag GTTGAAACTCGTGATCCTCGAGGCAACATAACTGGACGTTATGGATATGTTGATCCAGAAGGATATCTTAAAGTGGTTGACTATGCAGCTGGTACTAATACTGGCTTCAATGCCAAAGCTAATCATATTCCTGTTTCACCATTCCCTCTTCCGGTGCCATTTGGTGATTCAACAGGTGCTGATCTGTCATTTACTTCTTTTGTGGAAGTTCCTCAG GCCAAagaaacaatagaaatttttaacGATCAAGAAGACTTTGGCAATGATCCTGATGAGGATAGAATTCTAGGCACCTTGGAGAACAATATTAGCGATCTGAAAAGAGCACCAGTCCCTGCCCTTTCTGCTCCATTTGCTGTTCCAGCATCAGTACAAACAGATGTGCCTCTGCCTCAACAGCAGCAAACAGAGCCTCTATTTAGCGCTGTTCAACAAGAATCTGCTACAAATATTCAATCTGAGCCCAATGCATTCACCCAGAAAACTCCACCAGGATTTGACCTCTCCTTTGATGCTCCCGTTCAAAATGCTAAACTTGAACAACTGAATCAAGCTCGCCCTCTTCTGCAGAAAATTCCTCAACTTGTAATTGACCAGTTCCAGTCTCATTCTTTCCAGCCACAGTCTTTTCATTTTAACccgcaatttatttttttcaactag